One Plectropomus leopardus isolate mb chromosome 1, YSFRI_Pleo_2.0, whole genome shotgun sequence DNA segment encodes these proteins:
- the LOC121944883 gene encoding cocaine- and amphetamine-regulated transcript protein-like — translation MLSGIRTMQTSSRLLSGALLCALLLLSRAAAADVWDTESEEVLSPRALRDFYPKGPNLTSEKQLLGALQEVLEKLQAKRLPLWEKKFGQVPTCDVGEQCAVRKGARIGKMCDCPRGAFCNFFLLKCL, via the exons ATGCTGTCGGGCATCAGGACCATGCAGACCAGCTCCAGGCTGCTCAGCGGGGCGCTCCTCTgcgcgctgctgctgctctccagAGCCGCCGCAGCCGACGTGTGGGACACCGAGTCTGAGGAGGTGCTGAGCCCTAGAGCGCTGCGGGACTTCTATCCAAAAGGTCCGAACCTGACCAGTGAGAAGCAGCTG CTCGGAGCTCTCCAAGAAGTTCTGGAAAAGCTGCAAGCTAAACGTCTGCCTCTGTGGGAAAAGAAATTTGGCCAAGTCCCAACG TGTGATGTCGGAGAGCAGTGCGCAGTCAGGAAAGGCGCTCGGATCGGTAAGATGTGCGACTGTCCCCGAGGAGCTTTCTGCAATTTCTTCCTGCTGAAGTGCTTATGA